The DNA segment TTTCTGCTGAGTGGGGCGCAGTCTGGTGTCCAGCAGGTCCCGGGCATCCGCCGAGTGGTCTTCGCGCATCAGCTGCAGCATCCGGTCCACTTCGGCGACGTAGTTCGCGCGTGTTGCCTGGCAGGCCTGGAGCATTTCGACGCCCGAGGGGGAGCGCACCAGCTGCGACAGCTGCGAGAACAGCTTGTTGACGGCCTCGCGGCTTTCCTGGATGCGGCGGATTTCCTTCGCGCGGCTGTCCGCGCTGTCGAAGATCAGCATGTTGCGCGTGTAGCGCGACTGGGCTTCCGTCTCGTTGGTGATCTGCGTCAGCAGCTTGACCTTCGGGTAGGCGTCGCGCGTGACCTTGGTGAGGGCACGGTTCACGTCGCCCAGCGCCCCGAGCGACAGGCCGGCCAGCAGCGCCAGCACGGCGATCACGGCGAGGAAGGCCAGGCCGATGCGGTGGCTGATCCGCAGGTTGCCGAAGGAGGAGATTTTTTCGCTCATGGTGGGAGGTCACGGTGGGGCTGGCAGGAACGGGCGGGCACCTGCGGCGCCTCCCGCGTCACAGTGCCGGGAGACCGCCTTTTGACCGTCCCATGGTCGAGCACCTGGCTGGGATCTTATTTTCTTATTGAAACTTTTGAAATTATTTATTTGCAAATTCAATGGAATTGACACATTTTTGTGGCAGATACGCACTACCGGGCAGATCCGGCACCGGGCCATGAAAAAAGCCCCGGCCGGTGGGCGCGGGGCTTTCAGTGATGCCAGGGGGCGGAGGGGATCCGCCGGCCCGGCTCCGGTTCAACGCTGCGCGGGCAGCGCGTAGGCGATGACGTAATCCCCCCGGTCGGGCGACTGGCGCGCGCCGCCCGCGGTGATGACCACGTACTGCCTGCCGGTCTTCGCCGACTGGTAGGTCATCGGGCCGCCCTGGCTGCCCACGGGCAGGCGGGCCTTCCAGGCTTCCTTGCCGTTGCTGCTGTCGAAAGCGCGCAGGTAGTAGTCCTGCGTGCCGGCGATGAACACCAGGCCGCCCTGGGTGGCCAGCGTGCCGCCGAGCGTGGGCATGCCGATGGGAATGGGCATGCGCATCTTGATGCCCATCGGGCCGGTGTCCTGCACCGTGCCCACGGGCACCTGCCAGGCCACCTGGCGGGTTTTCAGGTCGATGGCCGTGAGCGTGCCGTAGGGCGGTGCCTGGCAGGGAATGCCGGCCACGGACAGGAAGCGGTTCTTGTTCACCGCGTAGGGCGTGCCCTTGAGCGGCACGGCGCCCATGCCGGTGTTCACGGCCTCGCCGCCGCCGGAAGCGGCACCGCGGTTGGCCGAGGGAATCATCTGCACCCACAGGCCCAGACGCATGTCGTTGGCGAACAGGAAGCCGTGGACCGGATCCACCGACAGGCCGCCCCAGTTCATGCCCCCCAGCGACCCGGGAAAGCTCAGCGACACATCCGTGCCCGGCGCGGTGTAGAGGCCCTCGTAGCGCATCTTCTTGAAGGCGATGCGGCACAGCATCTGGTCGAAGGGCGTGGCGCCCCACATGTCGGATTCGGTCAGGGTCTGTGCGCCGATCTGCGGCATGCCCACCGAGCGCGGCTGCGTGGCCGAATACGGCTCGTTCGGGATGTCGGCCTTCTTCACCGGCTGCTCCTGCACGTCGGTCAGCGGCTTGCCGGTGGCGCGGTCCAGCACGTAGATCTGGCCGGCCTTGGTGCCGATGGCCAGCGCCGGCACGGTGCGGCCGCCGTCCACGGGAAAGTCGATAAAGCTCGGCTGCATCGGCAGGTCGAAGTCCCAGAGGTCGTTGTGCACGGTCTGGTACACCCACTTCTCGGCACCCGTGGTGGCATCCACCGCGAGCACGGAGGCGCCGTACCTGTGGTTCAGTGCCGTGCGCTCGGCGCCGTACAGGTCGGTCGAAGGGCTGCCCATGGGCAGGAAGACGGTGTTCATCGCCGCGTCGTACGACATCGGCGCCCAGGAGTTGGGCGTGCTGCGCACGTAGGTCTTGCCTTCGGCGGGCGCCTTCTTGTCTTCCGGATTGCCCGGGTCGAAGGCCCAGCGCATCTGGCCGGTCACCACATCGAAGCCGCGGATCACGCCACCGGGCATGTCGGCCTGCACGTTGTCGGCCACGCGGCCGCCCACCACCACGGTGGTGCCCGCCATCAGCGGCGGGGAGGTGAGCTGGTAGAACGGGTCGGGCGATGCGCCCAGGCCGGCCTTCAGGTCCACCTGGCCGTTGGTGCCGAAGCCCCGGCAGAACTCGCCCGTGTCGGCATCGACCGCGATCAGGCGCGCGTCGATGGTGTTGGTGAGGATGCGGCGCTGGCAGTTGGCGCCGGCCGGCAGGGCCACCGGCTGCACGGGCGTGGCGCCCGCGGCAGTCACGGCCGGCAGCGGTGCGGCCGCGTCGAAGTAGGCCAGGCCCCGGCAGCGCTGCCACACGGACGACTGCGCGTTGATCTCGCGCTTCCAGAGCTCGCGGCCGGTGCCGGCCTCCAGCGCGATCAGGTTGTTGTGCGGCGTGCAGAGGTACAGGCGCTCGCCGATCTGCAGCGGCGTGGTCTGGTCTTCCGCGCCGTTGCCGTTGCTCTCGGCGATGTCGCCCGTGCGGTACGTCCAGGCCACCTCGAGCTGGCCGACGTTGCCGCGGTTGATCTGGTCCAGCGCGGCGAAGCGGCTGCCGCCGTTGGTGTTGCCGTAATGCTCCCAGTTTTTCTGGGCCAGGGCCGGATCGACGGGCGTCAGGCCCGGGCCGTTGCCGTTGGCCGCCACCGTGGGGTGTGGCACGAACATGCCGCCGAAAGCCGCGGCCAGCGCCACGGCCAGCACGGCCGCCACGCCATAGGCCCCGCGGCCACGCGGTGCGGCCAGGCCGGGATAGGCGAGCGCCACCAGCAGGCCGAGCACGCCGAGGGCGAAGAGGCGCGAGAAGAGCGGCCAGAACGACCAGCCCGCATCGGCGAGGGCCCACGCCACGCTGGCGGCCAGCGTCACGGCATAGAGCCAGGCACCGGCCGTGCGCCCGCGCCACAGCAGGACGCCGGCCACCAGCATCGCCAGGCCGGCCGGCGCGAAGTACAGGCTGCCGCCCAGGGTGGCCAGGGTGATGCCGCCCGCGAGGAAGGCGAGGCCGAACAGCACGGCCAGGGCGCCCACGAGCCTGCCGGCCCAGCGCGCACGCCCGGGCCGCGCCGGATCGAGTTTTGCGGTCATTGGAATTCCTTATTGATGAACGTCAATGGTATTTTCCCGCAAGAGGTGTAACTCTGCTGTAGGCAGGGTCGGCCCCATGAAAAAAGCCCCGGCCGGTGGGCACGGGGCTTTGGGTGGCAGGGCCGCCGGGAAGGACGGCCTGCGCGGCGCGGCTCAGAGCGAGTCGATGAAGCTGCGCAGCTTGTCGCTGCGGCTCGGGTGCTTGAGCTTGCGCAGCGCCTTGGCCTCGATCTGGCGGATGCGCTCGCGGGTCACGTCGAACTGCTTGCCGACTTCTTCCAGCGTGTGGTCGGTGGACATCTCGATGCCGAAGCGCATGCGCAGCACCTTGGCTTCGCGCGGCGTGAGGCCGTCCAGGATGTCCTTGACCACGTCGCGCAGGCCGGCCTGCATGGCGGCGTCGATCGGGGCGGTGTTGGCACCGTCCTCGATGAAGTCGCCCAGGTGGCTGTCGTCGTCGTCGCCGATCGGCGTTTCCATGGAGATCGGCTCCTTGGCGATCTTCATGATCTTGCGGATCTTGTCCTCGGGGATCTCCATCTTCGCGGCCAGGATGGACGCATCGGGCTCGAAGCCGAACTCCTGCAGGTGCTGGCGGCTGATGCGGTTCATCTTGTTGATCGTCTCGATCATGTGCACCGGGATGCGGATGGTGCGCGCCTGGTCGGCGATCGAGCGCGTGATGGCCTGGCGGATCCACCACGTGGCGTAGGTCGAGAACTTGTAGCCGCGGCGGTATTCGAACTTGTCCACCGCCTTCATCAGGCCGATGTTGCCTTCCTGGATCAGGTCGAGGAACTGCAGGCCGCGGTTGGTGTACTTCTTGGCGATGGAGATCACGAGGCGCAGGTTGGCCTCGATCATTTCCTTCTTCGCGTCGCGCGAGGCGGACTCGCCCTCGTTCATGCGCTTGTTGATGTCCTTGAGCTCGGACAGCGGCACCACCACGCGGGACTGCAGGTCCATCAGGCGCTGCTGCAGTTCCTGCACCGGCGGGATGTTGCGCGCGAGCACGGCGCTCCAGGGCTTGCCGGCGGCGGCCTGCTTCTCGACCCACTGCAGGTTCAGCAGGTTGGGCGGGAAGTCCTTGATGAAGGTCTCCTGCGGCATGCCGCACTTGTCCACGATGATGCGGCGCAGCTCGCGCTCCTTCTTGCGCACGTCGTCCACCTGGGCGCGGACCATGTCGCACAGCTTCTCGATGGTCTTGGCCGTGAAGCGGATGGTCATCAGCTCGGCCGAGATGGCGTGCTGGGCCTTCATGTAGGCCGGCGTGCCATAGCCTTCCTTGTCGTAGATCTTGTGCATCTTCTCGAAGAGCCCGCGCAGGTTGTCGAACCGGCGCAGCGCTTCGTTCTTGAGCTCTTCCAGCTTCTTGGTCAGGGCCTTGGAGCCGCCCTTGCCGTCGTCGTCATCCTCTTCGTCGAACTCGTCGAAGTCTTCCTCGGCCACGTAGTCGTCGGCCTCGTTGGGGTTGGAGAAGCCGTCCACGATGGTGGAGATGACGACCTTGCCCTCGCGGATCTCCTCGCCCATCGCCAGGATCTCGGCGATGGTGGCGGGCGATGCGCTGATGGCTTCCATCATGGCCTGCAGGCCGCCTTCGATGCGCTTGGCGATCTCGATCTCGCCCTCGCGGGTGAGCAGTTCCACGGTGCCCATCTCGCGCATGTACATGCGGACCGGGTCGGTGGTGCGGCCGAATTCGCTGTCCACGGTGGAGAGGGCCGCCTCGGCTTCTTCCTCGGCTTCCTCGACGGTGGTGGCGGTGGGCGTGACGTTGTTCTGGAACAGCGTCTCGGCATCGGGCGTCTGCTCGTACACGGCCACGCCCATGTCGTTGAGCATGGTGACCACGACTTCCATGGTCTCGGCATCGACCAGCTTGTCGGGCAGGTGGTCGGAGATCTCGACCTGGGTCAGGTAGCCGCGGGTCTTGCCCAGCGTGATCAGGGCCTTCAGGCGCGAGCGGCGCTTGGCCAGGTCTTCCTCGGACAGGACGGTGTCGTCCAGGCCGAATTCCTTCATCAAGGCGCGTTCCTTCGCCTTGCTGATCTTCATGCGCAGGGGCTTGACCTTCTCGGCGGTGGGCGCCGCCTCGGCCGGCTCGGCCTCGACCTCTCCCTCGAGTTCGGATTCGATGTCCGACAGGTCGGCGTCGTCGCCCACGGCACCTTCCTCGGCGGCCTTGGGCTTGCGGCCGCGCTTGGCGGGGGCCTTGCCGGCGGCGGCGGTGGTGGCGGCCTTGGCCGGGCGGCCGGGGCGCTTCTTGGGCGTTTCGTCGTCATCGGCCGCCGCAGGGGCCGCGGCCTTCGCGCGGCTCGCCTTCTTGGCGGTGGTTTCTTCGGAGGCTTCGGGCTTGTCGGCGGACTTGTTCACGGGCACGGATGGAGCTTTCTTTGCGGCAGGAGCGGCCTGGGTTTTCGAGGAGGAGGCGGCCTTCGCAGCGGTATCGGGGACGGACTTGGGCGACTTCGCGGACTTTTGAGCGGGCATGGACGACCTCAGATTCAAAAACGGACACACAAAGAAAACGCAAGCGCGTCGGCTACCGGCGCGGGTGGCAGGGCGAAGGCGGTGCCTCCGCGGTTCGAGGGGCGGGCCCCCGTGGGCAAGATGTGTGGGCGATCATTTGGTGTGCAGTCCTTGCGGTGTGGGGGGCGGTGTGCGTGTGTGTCACGGTTGCCCGGCCCGGAGGTGCTGCTGTCGCTCTTGCCGATGAACCCTATATTATAGCCCGCCCGCTTTTTTCAAGTTCGCG comes from the Paracidovorax avenae ATCC 19860 genome and includes:
- the rpoD gene encoding RNA polymerase sigma factor RpoD, which translates into the protein MPAQKSAKSPKSVPDTAAKAASSSKTQAAPAAKKAPSVPVNKSADKPEASEETTAKKASRAKAAAPAAADDDETPKKRPGRPAKAATTAAAGKAPAKRGRKPKAAEEGAVGDDADLSDIESELEGEVEAEPAEAAPTAEKVKPLRMKISKAKERALMKEFGLDDTVLSEEDLAKRRSRLKALITLGKTRGYLTQVEISDHLPDKLVDAETMEVVVTMLNDMGVAVYEQTPDAETLFQNNVTPTATTVEEAEEEAEAALSTVDSEFGRTTDPVRMYMREMGTVELLTREGEIEIAKRIEGGLQAMMEAISASPATIAEILAMGEEIREGKVVISTIVDGFSNPNEADDYVAEEDFDEFDEEDDDDGKGGSKALTKKLEELKNEALRRFDNLRGLFEKMHKIYDKEGYGTPAYMKAQHAISAELMTIRFTAKTIEKLCDMVRAQVDDVRKKERELRRIIVDKCGMPQETFIKDFPPNLLNLQWVEKQAAAGKPWSAVLARNIPPVQELQQRLMDLQSRVVVPLSELKDINKRMNEGESASRDAKKEMIEANLRLVISIAKKYTNRGLQFLDLIQEGNIGLMKAVDKFEYRRGYKFSTYATWWIRQAITRSIADQARTIRIPVHMIETINKMNRISRQHLQEFGFEPDASILAAKMEIPEDKIRKIMKIAKEPISMETPIGDDDDSHLGDFIEDGANTAPIDAAMQAGLRDVVKDILDGLTPREAKVLRMRFGIEMSTDHTLEEVGKQFDVTRERIRQIEAKALRKLKHPSRSDKLRSFIDSL
- a CDS encoding glucose/quinate/shikimate family membrane-bound PQQ-dependent dehydrogenase, with product MTAKLDPARPGRARWAGRLVGALAVLFGLAFLAGGITLATLGGSLYFAPAGLAMLVAGVLLWRGRTAGAWLYAVTLAASVAWALADAGWSFWPLFSRLFALGVLGLLVALAYPGLAAPRGRGAYGVAAVLAVALAAAFGGMFVPHPTVAANGNGPGLTPVDPALAQKNWEHYGNTNGGSRFAALDQINRGNVGQLEVAWTYRTGDIAESNGNGAEDQTTPLQIGERLYLCTPHNNLIALEAGTGRELWKREINAQSSVWQRCRGLAYFDAAAPLPAVTAAGATPVQPVALPAGANCQRRILTNTIDARLIAVDADTGEFCRGFGTNGQVDLKAGLGASPDPFYQLTSPPLMAGTTVVVGGRVADNVQADMPGGVIRGFDVVTGQMRWAFDPGNPEDKKAPAEGKTYVRSTPNSWAPMSYDAAMNTVFLPMGSPSTDLYGAERTALNHRYGASVLAVDATTGAEKWVYQTVHNDLWDFDLPMQPSFIDFPVDGGRTVPALAIGTKAGQIYVLDRATGKPLTDVQEQPVKKADIPNEPYSATQPRSVGMPQIGAQTLTESDMWGATPFDQMLCRIAFKKMRYEGLYTAPGTDVSLSFPGSLGGMNWGGLSVDPVHGFLFANDMRLGLWVQMIPSANRGAASGGGEAVNTGMGAVPLKGTPYAVNKNRFLSVAGIPCQAPPYGTLTAIDLKTRQVAWQVPVGTVQDTGPMGIKMRMPIPIGMPTLGGTLATQGGLVFIAGTQDYYLRAFDSSNGKEAWKARLPVGSQGGPMTYQSAKTGRQYVVITAGGARQSPDRGDYVIAYALPAQR